A genomic stretch from Nilaparvata lugens isolate BPH chromosome 8, ASM1435652v1, whole genome shotgun sequence includes:
- the LOC120352676 gene encoding uncharacterized protein LOC120352676, with product MNYITSIKVGLPTSSSRYVINHNYSSRYYHTYSSNTYIITIPTSSGYVINNFFPACCPFCNIFSFSSTVTRGIIRGVENLDDLKVSEITVKVTKHLRESTPDELSSLAEDLASNEIDRTQSTTDGDKHKDRTQSTSDTDKHNVTVRLQVPQHCGARHGAGEFVFMARRKLGDLVLRCAPRLEDWIDVVRSENAKGSAHCLLYS from the coding sequence ATGAATTATATCACTTCAAttaaagtaggcctacctactagTAGTAGTAGGTATGTTATTAACCATAACTATAGTAGTAGGTACTATCATACCTATAGTAGTAATACCTATATTATTACCATACCTACTAGTAGTGGgtatgttattaataatttttttccagcATGTTGtccattttgtaatatattcTCCTTTTCATCAACAGTTACAAGAGGCATCATACGAGGCGTGGAGAATCTCGATGATCTGAAAGTGTCTGAGATCACCGTGAAAGTGACCAAGCACCTGCGGGAGTCGACGCCCGACGAGCTGAGCTCCCTGGCCGAGGATCTAGCCAGCAACGAGATAGACAGGACTCAGTCAACGACGGACGGCGACAAACACAAAGACAGGACACAGTCAACGTCCGACACCGACAAACATAATGTCACAGTTCGCCTACAGGTGCCACAGCACTGCGGGGCCAGGCACGGAGCTGGTGAATTTGTTTTCATGGCGCGTAGAAAACTTGGTGACTTGGTGCTACGTTGTGCACCAAGACTAGAGGACTGGATTGATGTGGTGCGGAGTGAGAACGCTAAAGGCAGCGCGCATTGTTTGTTGTATAGTTGA